Proteins found in one Elephas maximus indicus isolate mEleMax1 chromosome 11, mEleMax1 primary haplotype, whole genome shotgun sequence genomic segment:
- the ADNP2 gene encoding activity-dependent neuroprotector homeobox protein 2, producing MFQIPVENLDNIRKVRKKVKGILLDIGLDSCKELLKDLKAFDPGEKYFYNTSWGDVALWEPSGKKVRYRTKPYCCSLCKYSTKVLTSFRNHLHRYHEDELDQELVVPCPNCVFVSQPKVVGKHLRMFHTPARKVQNYTVNILGEAKTSRNDVISFTCLKCNFSNTLYYSMKKHVLVAHFHHLINGYFGLRTEEVGEQSKASNPLPAEKTPPPDKYYCKKCSANASSQDALMYHILTSDIHRDLENKLRSVISEHIKKAGLLKQMHIAPKPAANLAVPPNNSAAGVPATPPCFHLALPQSSQSQTLVQPVSVASGTSGGLTPQSPPAIAQSQVALVSSPLPVGQNGLALQTPVPQPVFMSHGVRLSHPVSPAVLPLSPPVGPVANSAGTGVLPMNQTIRPGILPLSQPVRPLNRPPGPGALSGNRPTGPGVLPVRHAVAPGVLQAVSPGVLSVGRTVPPAVLSAGQVAPAGVVPPGQTASSGVLPTGQMVQSGVLPIGQTAPSGVLPAGLTVPSRVLPPGQTVPLKVLPTGHKATSGTLPAGQVVPSGLLPPTQGVSSGVLPVGQSVGPSVLQLSQPVVSGVLPVGQPVRPGVLQFGGQSVSTSLLPMSQPVRPGTAPNTTFLTSGSILRQLIPTGKEVNGIPTYTLAPVSVTLPMPPGGVAAAAPPQMPLQLLQPGAAGLPPPPMVVSTPQSMFVQASPSMSEASQALKQAKQWKTCPVCNELFPSNVYQVHVEVAHKHSEAKPVTVKRLKPEKLAACAPFLKWMKEKTVRCLSCKCLIPEDELIRHLLTHGLGCLFCPSTFHDLRGLSDHCKATHLEKKRLSVDYSNRGFQLDVDASGSLLFPHIDFITLLPKDELGEREVYLAVLAGIHSKALVPVYIKVRPQTEGTTSNPGREVLTCPFCFGTFVTTEAYEVHLKERHHITPTVHTVLKSPAFKCIHCCGVYTGNMTLAAIAIHLLRCRSAPKDSSSDLQLQPSFIDNSGLLLVNGEVIHESSFSVKRKLPDSHAGVDDPRAGEEQPLVIDADPAPAPEKAASAMPFKRQKNEGRTDGLLINDDALQILALNPRKYEDRSYEAQKQFLRDYFHKRPYPSKKEIELLSSLLWVWKIDVASFFGKRRYICMKAIKNHKPSVLLGFDMSELKNVKHKLNFEYQPQNL from the coding sequence aGATACCGAACAAAACCATACTGCTGTAGCCTCTGTAAATACTCGACAAAGGTGCTTACTTCATTCAGAAACCATTTACATCGTTACCACGAAGATGAACTTGACCAAGAGCTGGTGGTCCCTTGCCCAAACTGTGTATTTGTGTCTCAACCCAAAGTCGTGGGGAAGCACTTGAGGATGTTTCACACACCTGCTCGGAAAGTCCAGAACTACACAGTGAATATTTTAGGTGAGGCGAAAACATCTAGGAATGATGTTATAAGTTTTACGTGTTTGAAATGTAACTTTTCAAACACTCTGTACTACAGCATGAAGAAGCATGTGCTGGTTGCCCATTTCCATCACCTAATTAACGGCTACTTTGGCCTGCGGACCGAGGAGGTAGGCGAGCAGTCGAAGGCCAGCAACCCTCTTCCTGCTGAGAAGACGCCACCACCAGACAAGTATTACTGTAAAAAATGCAGTGCCAATGCCAGCAGCCAGGATGCTTTAATGTATCACATTTTGACATCAGATATACACAGAGACTTGGAGAATAAGCTTAGATCTGTGATTTCAGAACACATTAAGAAAGCTGGACTTTTGAAGCAAATGCACATTGCTCCAAAACCAGCTGCAAATTTGGCGGTCCCGCCTAACAACAGCGCTGCCGGCGTTCCAGCCACCCCTCCTTGCTTCCACCTTGCTTTGCCGCAGAGTAGCCAAAGTCAAACCCTAGTTCAGCCTGTCTCCGTGGCCTCGGGCACGTCTGGAGGACTCACCCCCCAGTCCCCCCCTGCCATCGCCCAGTCCCAGGTGGCGCTCGTCTCCAGCCCGCTGCCAGTGGGTCAGAATGGCCTGGCTCTGCAGACACCAGTCCCGCAGCCCGTCTTCATGTCTCATGGCGTCCGGCTCAGCCATCCCGTGAGTCCTGCTGTCCTGCCCCTGAGCCCACCTGTTGGGCCCGTAGCCAACTCTGCTGGGACCGGTGTTCTCCCCATGAACCAGACTATTCGCCCAGGGATTCTACCCCTCAGTCAGCCCGTGAGGCCCCTGAACAGACCTCCTGGGCCTGGAGCTCTCTCGGGGAACAGGCCCACTGGGCCTGGAGTCCTTCCTGTAAGGCACGCAGTTGCCCCTGGGGTTCTCCAGGCTGTCTCACCAGGGGTGCTCTCTGTGGGGCGGACAGTCCCTCCAGCTGTACTCTCTGCAGGCCAGGTGGCTCCTGCAGGGGTTGTTCCTCCAGGACAGACGGCTTCTTCAGGAGTCCTTCCTACTGGCCAAATGGTCCAATCGGGTGTGCTCCCCATTGGCCAGACGGCCCCGTCAGGGGTGCTTCCTGCTGGGCTGACGGTCCCATCCCGGGTGCTCCCCCCTGGCCAGACTGTTCCATTGAAGGTCCTCCCCACAGGCCATAAGGCCACATCTGGGACGCTCCCTGCAGGCCAGGTGGTCCCATCGGGGCTGCTTCCTCCGACCCAGGGGGTCTCATCAGGGGTACTGCCTGTGGGCCAGAGTGTGGGTCCCAGCGTCCTGCAACTCAGCCAGCCTGTTGTATCAGGCGTTCTTCCGGTGGGCCAGCCTGTGAGGCCTGGTGTCCTGCAGTTTGGCGGCCAGTCTGTTAGTACCAGCCTCCTGCCCATGAGCCAGCCTGTCAGGCCTGGTACTGCACCGAATACCACCTTCCTCACCTCAGGCTCCATCCTCAGGCAGCTCATCCCCACTGGGAAGGAGGTGAACGGCATCCCCACATACACACTGGCTCCAGTCTCGGTCACACTCCCGATGCCACCAGGGGGTGTCGCAGCCGCTGCcccaccccagatgccactccagCTGTTGCAGCCTGGGGCAGCtggcctgccaccaccacccatgGTGGTGAGCACCCCTCAGAGCATGTTTGTTCAGGCCTCGCCGTCCATGTCTGAGGCGAGCCAGGCCCTCAAGCAGGCCAAGCAGTGGAAGACCTGCCCTGTCTGTAATGAGCTTTTTCCCTCCAACGTGTACCAGGTGCATGTGGAGGTGGCACACAAGCATAGTGAGGCCAAGCCCGTCACTGTCAAGCGGCTCAAGCCAGAGAAACTCGCGGCCTGCGCACCATTCCTGAAGTGGATGAAGGAGAAGACTGTCCGATGTCTGTCCTGCAAATGCCTCATCCCAGAGGATGAGCTCATCCGCCACTTGCTGACACATGGCCTGGGGTGCCTGTTCTGCCCCTCCACGTTCCATGACCTCAGGGGCCTCTCGGATCACTGCAAGGCCACACACCTGGAGAAGAAGAGGCTGTCTGTGGATTACAGCAACAGAGGCTTCCAGCTGGATGTCGACGCCAGCGGCAGCCTGCTCTTTCCTCACATTGACTTCATTACCCTCTTGCCGAAGGACGAGCTAGGTGAGCGGGAAGTCTACTTGGCAGTGCTGGCGGGGATACACTCCAAGGCGCTTGTACCCGTGTACATTAAGGTACGGCCCCAGACGGAGGGCACCACCAGCAACCCTGGCCGGGAGGTGCTAACCTGCCCTTTCTGCTTTGGCACCTTTGTGACCACGGAGGCATACGAGGTGCACCTGAAGGAGAGGCACCACATCACACCAACTGTGCACACGGTCTTGAAGTCGCCAGCATTCAAGTGCATCCACTGCTGTGGGGTCTACACCGGAAACATGACCCTGGCGGCCATCGCCATCCACCTGCTGCGGTGCCGGAGCGCTCCGAAAGACAGCAGCTCAGACTTGCAGCTGCAGCCCAGCTTCATCGACAACAGCGGGCTGCTCCTGGTCAATGGGGAGGTGATCCACGAGTCCAGCTTCTCTGTGAAGAGGAAGCTGCCCGACAGCCACGCTGGGGTAGATGACCCGAGGGCCGGGGAAGAGCAGCCCCTCGTCATTGATGCTGACCCCGCGCCCGCGCCAGAGAAGGCAGCGAGTGCTATGCCTTTCAAGAGACAGAAGAATGAGGGCAGGACAGATGGACTGCTTATTAATGACGACGCGCTTCAGATCTTAGCATTGAACCCCAGAAAGTATGAGGACCGTTCTTACGAGGCGCAGAAACAGTTTCTGAGGGATTATTTCCATAAGAGACCATATCCCAGTAAAAAGGAAATAGAACTGCTGTCGTCACTGTTGTGGGTGTGGAAAATTGATGTGGCTTCATTTTTTGGAAAAAGAAGATACATTTGCATGAAAGCAATAAAAAATCACAAACCTTCTGTACTTTTAGGCTTTGATATGTCTgaacttaaaaatgtaaaacacaaaTTGAACTTTGAGTATCAACCGCAGAACTTGTAA